Proteins encoded within one genomic window of Rhinoderma darwinii isolate aRhiDar2 chromosome 5, aRhiDar2.hap1, whole genome shotgun sequence:
- the BASP1 gene encoding brain acid soluble protein 1: MGGKLSKKKKGYNVNDDKSKDKDKKADGANTEEEGATKTNEETQPVENADAKENKEEKNDKEPQVAENKTEDKEAEKDATNKDAVQKTECEKTEACSDAKVEPQNAEPPVSKQEEPSVASPAPAANSEGTKASEPTTEAKTSQPSEASAPSKVDDKSKEEGEAKKTEAPSAPEAKTETAPASDSKPSSEAAPSSVKSPEPEAPSSSTKASEPAGPADEVKATETQAANSDQTVAVQE, translated from the coding sequence ATGGGAGGAAAGTTGAGCAAGAAGAAGAAGGGATACAATGTAAATGATGACAAATCAAAAGATAAAGACAAAAAGGCAGATGGAGCAAACACAGAGGAAGAAGGGGCAACTAAAACTAATGAGGAGACTCAACCTGTAGAAAATGCTGATGCAAAagaaaataaagaagaaaaaaatgacaaGGAACCGCAGGTTGCTGAAAACAAAACTGAGGACAAAGAAGCCGAGAAGGATGCAACAAATAAGGATGCAGTACAAAAAACAGAATGTGAGAAGACAGAGGCTTGCTCCGATGCCAAGGTGGAACCTCAGAATGCTGAACCTCCTGTATCCAAGCAAGAGGAACCATCTGTTGCATCTCCTGCTCCAGCTGCCAATAGTGAAGGTACTAAAGCCTCTGAACCTACCACTGAGGCAAAAACTTCCCAGCCTTCAGAAGCATCAGCACCAAGTAAAGTAGATGACAAGAGCAAAGAGGAAGGGGAAGCCAAAAAGACTGAGGCTCCCTCCGCACCAGAGGCCAAAACTGAGACCGCTCCAGCTTCAGACTCAAAACCTAGCAGTGAGGCTGCTCCATCTTCCGTGAAGTCTCCAGAACCCGAAGCACCTAGTTCTTCTACTAAGGCCTCTGAGCCTGCAGGACCAGCTGATGAAGTTAAAGCTACTGAAACTCAAGCAGCTAATTCTGATCAAACCGTAGCAGTTCAAGAGTAA